From a region of the Osmia lignaria lignaria isolate PbOS001 chromosome 10, iyOsmLign1, whole genome shotgun sequence genome:
- the Pgant35A gene encoding polypeptide N-acetylgalactosaminyltransferase 35A has translation MMSTRYVSFISGMVIASLTWAFSLYLYSRLSQNTDAVNPTMLISENTKLLDEFTYDRKKYNAKSQNNLMVHRDKESWMDKGVYNLKGNNFKNSDKLLQQLQPVPIKSAVTLAGQGLDELGMIRNFDDQRKREEGYKNYSFNILVSDNIGLHRELPDTRHKLCELQKYSNKLPNASIVICFYNEHYTTLLRSLHSIIERTSKHLLHEIILVNDWSDSKELHGKMKVYIDNNFDGKVKFFKTEKREGLIRARMFGARKATGEVLIFLDSHIEVNKMWVEPLLSRIARSKTVVAMPVIDIINPDTFQYTDSPLVRGGFNWGLHFKWDNLPVGTLVHDEDFIKPIKSPTMAGGLFAMDREYFIKLGEYDAGMDVWGGENLEISFRIWMCGGNIELIPCSRVGHVFRKRRPYGTDDQHDTMLKNSLRVAYVWLDEYKDYFLRNVKRIDYGDITDRLNLREKLKCKNFSWYLKVVYPELALPDDNKSRLKDKWAKVEQKAMQPWHSRKRNYTDQYQIRLSNTALCIQSEKDIKTKGAKLILMPCLRIKSQMWYETDKKELVLGQMLCMEAAEKYAKLGKCHEMGGNQEWRNKSAKGTPVYNMAAGTCLGASQAAKGAQVIMDLCTKSDTSFISWDLVRSKILSKEIR, from the exons ATGATGTCAACACGATACGTTTCTTTCATATCTGGAATGGTAATAGCCTCGTTAACGTGGGCTTTCAGTTTGTATCTCTATTCAAGGTTGTCACAAAACACCGATGCTGTCAACCCCACAATGTTAATATcagaaaatacaaaattgttaGATGAATTTACATATGATCGTAAGAAGTACAATGCTAAATCGCAAAATAATTTAATGGTACATCGCGACAAAGAGTCTTGGATGGATAAAGGTGTTTACAATttaaaaggaaataattttaaaaacagtGACAAACTATTACAACAGCTACAACCTGTGCCAATAAAGTCTGCTGTTACCTTAGCAGGCCAAG GATTAGACGAATTAGGAATGATAAGAAATTTCGATGATCAACGAAAACGAGAGGAAGGATATAAAAACTATTCCTTTAATATACTAGTATCGGATAATATTGGCTTACATAGAGAATTGCCAGATACAAGACATAAATTATGCGAATTGCAAAAATATTCCAATAAATTGCCAAATGCTAGCATTGTTATATGTTTTTATAACGAACATTACACGACACTTTTAAGATCTTTACATAGTATTATCGAAAGAACCTCTAAACATCTTTTACATGAAATTATCTTAGTAAACGATTGGAGCGACAGCAAAGAATTACACGGAAAGATGAAAGTGTACattgataataattttgatgggaaagtaaaatttttcaaaacagagaagagagaaggatTAATTAGAGCAAGAATGTTTGGTGCAAGAAAGGCAACTGGAGAGGTTCTAATTTTCTTAGATAGTCACATAGAAGTGAACAAAATGTGGGTAGAACCTCTCCTCTCACGAATTGCTCGTTCAAAAACTGTCGTCGCCATGCCAGTTATCGATATAATTAATCCAGATACCTTTCAGTATACAGATAGTCCTTTAGTAAGAGGCGGTTTCAACTGGGGTTTGCATTTTAAATGGGATAATTTGCCAGTTGGAACACTGGTACACGATGAAGATTTTATAAAACCTATAAA ATCACCCACAATGGCTGGAGGGTTATTCGCAATGGAtagagaatattttataaaacttgGCGAATACGATGCTGGAATGGATGTTTGGGGTGGtgaaaatctggaaatatcaTTTAGA ATTTGGATGTGCGGTGGGAATATCGAATTAATACCTTGTTCAAGAGTTGGGCATGTATTTAGAAAACGAAGACCGTACGGTACAGATGATCAGCACGATACTATGTTGAAAAATTCGTTGCGAGTGGCATACGTTTGGTTAGACGAATATAAAGATTACTTCTTAAGAAACGTTAAAAGAATCGATTACGGTGACATTACAGACAGACTAAATTtacgagaaaaattgaaatgcaaAAATTTTTCATGGTACTTAAAAGTGGTATATCCTGAGTTAGCATTACCAGATGATAACAAGAGTAGATTAAAAGATAAATGGGCAAAAGTAGAACAAAAAGCAATGCAACCTTGGCATTccagaaaaagaaattataccGATCAGTATCAAATCAGACTTTCTAATACAGCCTTATGCATTCAAAGTGAAAAAGATATCAAAACAAAAGGTGCGAAACTTATTTTAATGCCATGTTTAAGGATAAAATCACAG ATGTGGTACGAAACAGATAAGAAAGAATTAGTACTAGGTCAAATGCTATGCATGGAGGCAGCAGAGAAATATGCAAAACTTGGAAAATGTCACGAAATGGGTGGCAATCAAGAGTGGCGAAACAAAAGTGCC AAAGGTACACCTGTATACAATATGGCAGCTGGTACGTGTTTAGGAGCGTCACAGGCAGCAAAGGGCGCTCAAGTAATAATGGATTTGTGTACTAAATCGGATACTAGTTTTATATCATGGGATTTAGTACGTTCCAAGATCCTTTCAAAAGAAATTAGATGA